A genomic region of Pseudomonas sp. MPC6 contains the following coding sequences:
- a CDS encoding ABC transporter permease has product MNSIFKLLLQRLALGLLSLFAVSVIIFLAVGMLPGDIAQAMLGQSATAETVAAFRAQLGLDLPPLTRFVQWIWQLLQGDLGVSLANQRPIAELIGTRLGNTLSLAALAALVSVPLALLLGMLAALYRNSWFDRLLNTSALSAVSFPEFFVAYLLILLFSVKLGWFPSISNLAPDASFGTVLERSVLPVATLSLVVIAQMMRMTRASLINLLASPYIEMARLKGISQSRIIFRHALPNALAPIVNVVALNLAYLVVGVVVVEVVFVYPGLGQLLVDSVAKRDIPVVQACSLIFAATYILLNTTADVLSIASNPRLMHPKG; this is encoded by the coding sequence GTGAATAGTATTTTCAAGTTGCTGTTGCAGCGCCTGGCCCTGGGCCTGTTGTCGCTGTTTGCGGTGTCGGTGATTATTTTTCTGGCGGTCGGCATGCTGCCGGGCGATATCGCCCAGGCCATGCTCGGGCAGTCGGCGACGGCCGAAACCGTGGCGGCCTTCCGTGCCCAGCTGGGGCTGGACTTGCCGCCATTGACCCGCTTCGTGCAGTGGATCTGGCAGCTGCTGCAAGGCGACCTCGGGGTCTCGCTGGCCAACCAGCGGCCGATCGCGGAGCTGATCGGCACGCGGTTGGGCAATACCCTCAGCCTGGCGGCCTTGGCGGCATTGGTCTCGGTACCCTTGGCGCTGCTGCTGGGGATGCTCGCGGCCTTGTATCGCAATAGCTGGTTCGACCGCCTGCTCAACACCTCGGCACTGAGTGCGGTGTCGTTTCCGGAATTCTTCGTCGCCTACCTGTTGATTCTGCTGTTTTCGGTGAAGCTCGGCTGGTTCCCGAGCATCTCCAACCTGGCGCCGGATGCCTCCTTCGGCACGGTGCTGGAACGCTCGGTGTTGCCGGTGGCGACCCTGAGCCTGGTGGTGATCGCGCAGATGATGCGCATGACGCGTGCGTCCCTGATCAACCTGCTGGCCAGTCCCTATATCGAAATGGCCCGGCTCAAGGGCATCAGCCAGTCGCGGATTATCTTCCGGCATGCCTTGCCCAACGCGCTGGCACCGATCGTCAACGTGGTGGCCTTGAACCTCGCGTACCTGGTGGTTGGCGTGGTGGTGGTCGAGGTGGTGTTCGTCTACCCGGGGCTTGGCCAGTTGCTGGTGGACTCGGTGGCCAAGCGCGACATTCCGGTGGTCCAGGCCTGCAGCCTGATCTTTGCCGCGACCTACATCCTGCTCAATACCACGGCCGATGTGCTGTCCATCGCCAGCAATCCACGCCTGATGCATCCGAAGGGGTAG